A genomic region of Leptolyngbya sp. NIES-2104 contains the following coding sequences:
- a CDS encoding 3'(2'),5'-bisphosphate nucleotidase CysQ codes for MILTPDHLTKICQIVRSCGQQAKTLSVQNYEVFQKEPGDFVTTVDQALDRQLSEFFSNLFPNDGIITEENAESRKRYQANYDRLWCIDPLDGTQDFIHGDPDYAVLVGLLENQTAIAGWVYAPEQDILYYGGKELGVWQCLGDQAPEPCDIPKVRLDSYRVIIGDKDFRNTASQISASIPEIEFLRSPGSFGLKVMNVVLGKANVYLYLNRRVKLWDTVAPLAIAHAAGLVCRDLEGNPIQFTPEVLNLESLAHQQAIVIGQVAAVEALLPRLRAILDPQILV; via the coding sequence ATGATTTTGACTCCCGACCACCTCACCAAAATTTGTCAGATTGTCCGATCGTGTGGACAACAAGCGAAAACCCTTTCCGTCCAAAATTACGAAGTCTTTCAGAAAGAGCCGGGCGATTTTGTCACAACGGTTGATCAAGCGCTCGATCGACAACTTTCCGAATTCTTCTCGAATCTGTTTCCGAACGACGGAATTATCACCGAAGAGAACGCTGAATCTCGCAAACGCTATCAAGCAAACTACGATCGACTTTGGTGTATCGATCCGCTCGATGGCACACAAGACTTCATTCACGGCGATCCCGACTATGCGGTATTAGTGGGATTGTTAGAAAATCAAACAGCGATCGCAGGTTGGGTTTACGCGCCTGAACAGGACATTCTCTACTATGGCGGAAAAGAGTTAGGGGTTTGGCAATGTTTAGGAGATCAAGCGCCAGAACCGTGTGACATTCCGAAAGTGCGTTTGGACTCGTATCGTGTGATCATCGGGGACAAGGATTTTAGAAATACGGCAAGTCAGATTTCTGCCTCGATTCCTGAGATTGAATTTTTGCGATCGCCGGGTAGCTTTGGGCTAAAAGTCATGAACGTTGTGCTGGGGAAAGCAAACGTTTACTTATATCTCAATCGGCGGGTGAAACTCTGGGATACCGTTGCCCCGCTCGCGATCGCTCACGCTGCCGGACTGGTCTGTCGCGATCTTGAGGGCAATCCAATCCAGTTCACACCGGAGGTTTTGAACCTCGAAAGTTTGGCGCATCAGCAAGCGATCGTCATCGGTCAAGTTGCGGCAGTCGAGGCACTTTTACCGCGATTGAGAGCTATTCTTGATCCCCAAATTCTCGTGTGA
- a CDS encoding Crp/Fnr family transcriptional regulator: MQTEVFSELFPLLAAANPETLDWLLSVATEHEYPTGRAVLMEDAWGNAVYFVVSGWVKVRRHSGTGEDVSTLAILGRGDFFGEMAILDESPRSTDVIALSNVRLMSISAQRFIQTLFKDPQLHHRMLQLMVRRLRQTNYRFQLRNQPAAIKLVNTLVSLAENYGQPSGAGVDIFNIPAKDLADVTDISVEETSKILEKLDSKGWIQVNPSQQVIHLVNLKQLTQLAIKKG, encoded by the coding sequence ATGCAGACTGAAGTATTCAGTGAGCTATTTCCTTTACTGGCGGCAGCAAACCCAGAAACGCTTGATTGGTTGCTTTCTGTCGCCACTGAGCATGAGTACCCAACTGGCAGAGCCGTTTTAATGGAAGATGCTTGGGGTAATGCCGTCTATTTTGTGGTTTCGGGCTGGGTCAAAGTGCGGCGGCATTCTGGCACAGGCGAAGATGTCTCAACGCTGGCGATTTTAGGTCGGGGTGACTTCTTCGGTGAGATGGCAATTTTGGATGAGTCGCCACGATCGACGGATGTAATTGCGCTTTCAAATGTGCGACTGATGAGCATTTCGGCTCAGCGCTTTATCCAGACTTTGTTTAAAGATCCACAACTCCATCATCGAATGCTGCAACTGATGGTGAGACGCTTGCGGCAGACGAATTATCGCTTTCAGTTGCGGAATCAACCTGCTGCGATCAAGCTAGTGAATACGCTGGTGAGTTTGGCTGAAAATTATGGGCAGCCTTCTGGGGCAGGAGTTGATATCTTTAACATTCCGGCGAAAGATTTGGCAGATGTGACTGATATTTCAGTCGAGGAAACGAGCAAAATTCTTGAGAAGCTTGATAGCAAAGGCTGGATTCAAGTCAATCCCAGTCAGCAAGTGATTCATCTAGTCAATCTAAAACAGTTGACTCAATTAGCAATTAAAAAGGGGTGA